In Bacillota bacterium, the DNA window GGTCAAAATGGCTTCTTTCGCCTGGCTAGCAAGAGGCGGACACCCAGAAATGAAAAGACCATGCTCTTTGAAGCGGCGTGTACAAGATCCATAAAGTAACACCCGTTCCTTCGGAAATGAGGGTGGCTTTTCAATGGGCCCCAAGACTACCCGTATCCCCTTAACCCGCTCTTCCCCCACCTCCTCAACAGCAGCTACGAGACCGCTTGCGAAGGCCTGACGGCAGTTTTTGCAAACGGCAGGGTCCACAAAACTTAAGAGCTTTCTATATTTTTCATAGCCGTGCTCGGCCCGACTAAACGTAAATTTGAACTCATCGAGATTTGGCCCCAAGAGCCGGATTTCGTCTCGACTAATAGGCCCAAGCCCCCTTGCAGAAGCCTCCCTTAAATGCTCCACATCAGAAGGCTCAAAACCGAGGAATCTTGCGGCCGTGGCATCGATGGCCACTATATTGTCGGAAGCCAGGAGGAGGTTTGTTTTCAAGGCTTTGCCTCCTACCGGAAAATTACCATGGAGTGTGTAAATTGCATCCGAAATAGTAAGATCACTAGGCCTTCCAACATTGAGGTCCACGATGCAGTCAGACAGCCCCAAATGATGCACAAAACGAGTAGTATCCCCTGGAAGAATACCCATGAGGTTTTTGAGTCCATTTGATATGTCTGATAAGGCATGAGTCCTAAGCCCCGGTACGTTTATGAAGACATCACACTCGTCAACTATCCTGGGGATGACAATAGACATATAAAAGGCCTTTGCCCCGGGGATCTGTTTGAGTTTAAGCGGGGTATCGTCAAAGCTTATCACATCAGCATAATCCCAGATATCCGGGTAATTACGGAGGTTTAAAAATACATTTCTTGTCCGTTCCCCGATGACGACCCTAGCTCCCAAGCCATGACAGAGCTTTGCGATTGCCAGAATTACCTCGGGATGAGTGATCCTCCCCGTTTCCGGAGGGGCAGAAACAAAGAGGTTAGGTTTGACGACCACCAGGTCGCCCCTCCTCACGAATCTCCCAAGGCCCCCGATTAGATCTATCGCTCGGATCACACCCGCCAAGATATCGCCATCCTTGACATCAACAAGTGCTACTTCTGTCACGATATTCCACATCCTTTCTGACGAATCTTATTCCTCCCCTCAGATATAGCCGCCTGTATACATAGCCCGTAGCCACTGCACCCTAATTCGGTAGACTACTATGATCTACATCCCCCTCTTCAGAGCATAGGAAACCCGGCTATCCGGGGTATAACAATTTATGGAGGCCATAGTCTGAATCGAAAGCTTCGCCCTACACCATAGGAATAATGGATAGAGCTATTCTCAAATCTATGGCCTCTTTTAATAAGTGAAGTGAGACTC includes these proteins:
- a CDS encoding DUF362 domain-containing protein — protein: MTEVALVDVKDGDILAGVIRAIDLIGGLGRFVRRGDLVVVKPNLFVSAPPETGRITHPEVILAIAKLCHGLGARVVIGERTRNVFLNLRNYPDIWDYADVISFDDTPLKLKQIPGAKAFYMSIVIPRIVDECDVFINVPGLRTHALSDISNGLKNLMGILPGDTTRFVHHLGLSDCIVDLNVGRPSDLTISDAIYTLHGNFPVGGKALKTNLLLASDNIVAIDATAARFLGFEPSDVEHLREASARGLGPISRDEIRLLGPNLDEFKFTFSRAEHGYEKYRKLLSFVDPAVCKNCRQAFASGLVAAVEEVGEERVKGIRVVLGPIEKPPSFPKERVLLYGSCTRRFKEHGLFISGCPPLASQAKEAILTISS